From the genome of Nicotiana tabacum cultivar K326 chromosome 17, ASM71507v2, whole genome shotgun sequence:
AGTTACGAATGGTAATTAGGCAAACTATAATTACTAGACTCTAAACAATAGTTGTTTAggaagggtgtgtttggtatgacggaaaatattttttcattttttactatttggttgcacaaaataatttaaaaaatatttttctatatatCACATTTTCCTGAAATTGGAGTAAAATAATTTTCCTAGAAAaagttaggaaaatattttctaaaaactCCATCTACCCTCAAATCTCACCCCAACCCCCTCCCCCTTCTCTCCCCACCCCATCTCTCCCACCCCCTCTCTCCaaaaagttttttctttttcgagaatttatttctttttattttccgtCACCACCCACCCTGCTAACCCCTCACCTCCCGATGCCCTCCTTATATTTTCAATCCGATttctttttaaactttttttttatattttcaattttCAGTAAATTTTTTTCTACAGCACCCCCATAGACCCCCTCTCCTCCCCctgcacgcacgcacgcacgcaaaaaatatattatatttttatattttcaattctggttttttcatttttcagtttacaggttcgaaattttacgagttccaaagttatgagtttagTGGTTTATGTGTTCGGAAGTTTGCGGGTTTAGAGATTATAGAGTTTACGAATTCGATAGTTTAGCGGCTCGGAAGTTTATGcaatttgtgggttcggaaggttattagttcgaaagtttatggattcatgtttattgtatttaaattatttatgaatattcttgaaaaattatttttcttaatttgcgaATCAAACACCACAAATGCATAAAATTATTACttgttttccaaaaaaatatttttttgaaaaacattttCAGTTCTACCAAACACACCCGAAAATTCCTCTTTTTCCCATCTTTTTGTGTGTAACTTCCATTGAGGAAAGGGAGTAGGCAGTAAACCAAATAATTTACCTTAAGATTGATAGTTAGAACAAAGTCTGAAATGTCATTAATGATCTGATAGCATTGGACCCCTGAAAGGTGGTACATTCCATCAATTAATCTTTTCAATAGGTGGCAATGTCCTTAAGAATTGACCAAATTAATGGTGCCACTTTATCCCGGGATTATAATCCGGGACTAAATTATCCGGATAAAATAATTCTAAATTTGATAAGATAAGATGGGATATTCCGAATTAAATCTGAGACTAAATTTATATCGTGTTTAGTTGGCGGTATAAATTTATCCTGCAATAAATTTATACCGCCAACCAAACACGATATAAATTTAATTCAGAtcttatccctcgtaccaaacgatCCTAATTGATTTAGATCATCAGAGATTATTagcctgtttgaccaagcttctcaaaagtccaaaagtatttttcttctttctcaaaagcactttttttccctaACTTGAGGTGTTTCGTCAAGTTTTTTGGGGAAAAACtagtgcttttgggaagaaacAGAAGCATTTTAtgagaagtagaaaaaagtagcttctttcaaaagtagaagcagaagcagttttgacttttcttcttacaaAAAATatccttaacaaaatataatatataccaaaataactgttaaacctaatacttagaatattaatgtataaatatttattattatttttaggataactAATATATAGTGATTTTAGgagtgaatgcttttatatttgttgaatattttttaatacatttaacttatattaaaagaattaagtacttttaaattttattttcttattttacttaaataaaataaaaagatttaattattgcctgtaataataaatttttaagattatttattcaCTTAtagtattaactattaagtaaatctattcatgtccttattcgtaatttgatacttaaaagtatTTTCTGAAAAGCTTAGCCAAAtacaaattattgctcaaaaatgCTTTTCAAAGTGATTAGGCAAACACCAAATATTTatctccaaaaatacttttttcaaaagcacttctcGCAATTTATCCGGCTCGACCAAACAGGCTATATGTGGACCATGTCCGCGTTGGATAATCAGCTAGTCCTAATCTAGATTGTGACTAATAGGAGATTATGTTTGAAAAGATGGAAATATTTTCTTGCGACTTAAGTACTATAGTATATATTGATTATCATCGAAATGACTAAAGCAGGGGTTGCAGGTCTGATGCATTTACTGAACCCACCCTTAATTTGTCAAAGTTGCCAGTTGGAGAAGCAGAGCATGACATGAAGATAGCGTCTTCCATCTCCAAACATCACCACCAAAGGACATAGCTAGCATTTCCACATAAATTTGgctaaattcttttttttaaaaactaaagtTGTATTGTAAAATTGTACTTGGACATatattaaaagttaaaattttttgAAGGAAACAAAATATTTACACCCAAAAACTAGCCCTAATCAGTTTTGAAACTTGaaattttttcttcattttttttttcaagaactaatcaaattttatgaataaataatatttttttgttgagaaaaagtaaaaaaaaaaatctacgtTATTACTGGAAGCAAGACGTTAATTAGCATCGTAAGTTTGCCATATCATCGCATTAAAAACATTCTTGTCATCTAGACATGTTATATGGTGAAATGGTATAAAAAATTTATCTCAGTTTGAACTCATAAAATTAGATCTTCCTAAGTAAATAAAAAATGTTAATGGGCCCTTAAACTTTACTATAGTGAAGTTTTAGGTGGACTCTAATTAATGGAACACAATAGTTTAACGTTAAAAGGAAAAAATTGCATTTTTGTCAAGGGGATTGAATAGTGAAAGCAAGACGTTTGTTCGAGAAAGAAACAATATTTTAAATCATACGACATCGTTTGTTTGAAATGTGGGGAGGAGAAGAGTGCATGCCAAGCTTACGTAACAGAAACGTACGTGCCTCAACCTTAGCCTTTTTGCTTTTGGTGTTTAGTGCATGTAACACGAGTACTTACCTATCtaatataacaattaattcctctAAAGCATGCTCAAATCCCAGCCACGTGTACTTAACTTTGCTTTGCGGCGACACGTGGACGTacttgtttaccctaaaaacctGCCACGTACAAAATTACATCTTTCACTCAAAAGCACAAGTATGATTACGTAgaagttttaaaattaattgTCAGCTTGTCACTTCTTTTAGGGCTTAACAACCAAATATAGGGAAGAGAATATTAAATCCAAAAGAGAGGTACGGTGGAGGTGGAGTAGCATACATTTTTCTGTACGtaatatatttttgttatttaaaatttgCTCGGTATCTGATCCCAAATGTTGAAACAGTTGATGTGCACTGAATACGGTGTTAAATTAAGTTTATTTTAGAGCTTTTTCTGGTGAGATTGACATAAGCAATTTTTTTGTttcaatattattattattgaattCTACACAACTGATGTGAAACTTTTTCTTTGAACGTGGAAAATATTTGAAACTCTTCGTTCAATTTGAttttaattatctaaatttgaattttgatatggATTTTTGTTTTAAACATTATAGATTTCATTTAATGAAATGAATCTTGTAAAGTTTGAGATCATTGATGATTGTTGAGCCGCGGACTCTTTACTCTTACcgtgaaatttattaaaattttgaatacggaaaagggccaaaactgCCCTTGAAGTATTAAAATTGGTACAAAAATGTCATCCGTCTACCTATTTGAATAAAAATgtccttattattatttttttggctcAACATTGCCCTTATTACTAAcagaaaattctgaaaaaaaaaatatttaattaatatcCACGTGCCACCGTTCCATTGGCCTAACTTAAACTTCAACTAAAATATAACTAAACTCACCCTTAACCCGTCCGAATATTGACCCGCTCCAATTTTAaaacccctctctctctctctctctctctctctgcctTATTGCTACTTGGGCGGAATTCACCGGCGGATCCGCCGGAAATAGTAGCGTACACAGTAGCCTCTCTCATTTGCAAATTATGAGTAGAAAATCCTTTTTTTACTAGATTTAACATAATAATCTAATCGAGAAAATTGAATCCATGATAACaatcaaaataagaaaaaaaatactgaAGAAATGATCTAAAAAAATTGTTAATTATTATTAGTACATCATATGAACCCAGTGTGTATGAAATGTGACAATTGCACAATACCCGTTACACGGAGTAGAAAAACTTACATATTaattgaataaataatgaaataaataaaaaaatagaaatacacatcacataaataataaaaaaattgaaaaataaatcctcaaattttcacgGAGGAATAACAAAAAATAGTGAAGAAACCCTCCCACAAATTTTAAATAAAGGAAATTATATAACAAAAAATACCCATTGCATAAACAAAAAGAATCTAAACTTTTTGCATTAAGAAGAATATGACAATTTCTTCCATCTTCCATAAAAATAATTCTAATAGAGAACTCAATTTTGAGTTTGCCTCATGAATAATAGTAGACATACACTCGTAAGTAAATGCTCACTAATATGAAATagcgaagagagagagagagagagctataTTTTAAAATTGGGACGGGTCAATATCTGGGCGGGTTACGGGTTGGGGTTTATGTTAGACCAATGGGACGGTGACACGTggatattatttattttttaaaaataaattttctgtTAGTAATAAGGGTAATGTTGAGCCAAAAAAATAACGGTAAGGACATTTTTATTCAAATAGGTGGACGGAGGACAATTTTGTACCAATTCCAATACTTCAGGGACAGTTCTGGCCCTTTCGTTTTGAATATCATACACAAGATTTTGACAATTATACATATAATAAAATTCTGCAATATTATTATTCGACAAAGAAATTCAATTGTACCTACTTCGAGTATTTACCCAAATTAATATAAAAAAGGCTCCATATCCTGGtgagaaaaaaagaaataggAGAATTGGTGTTGCCTTACTCCTCGCATGTAAAAGTAATCGATTTACGCACTGATTTGGTCCGGTAAAATGATTGAATTTTACCTTTTTTCTTGATTATTTGATTGTGCGCGTCGTTTGTAATATTACTTTAAATATGGTATTATTTTAATAGTGCTAGAAAATATTAAACTAAATGTTAAAATTTAGTTTCATGAAAGATATCACAGTAAAACTTAAACTTGATTGTTACGATTTAAATTTCATGAAATTTATATTGCAATAGAAAGGTTTATTCATAAAATGAAGttaaacataaataaaaaaaaaatcttaatatTAAGATAGAGGGAGAACCTTTTTATTCCTCGAAATGATCATTAAGCTGATTCTGGATATGTTAACATCATTAAGGACAAATAATACCACAAGTCCTCAAACTATTCAAAAGTCTCAACTAAGGCTTGCATGTTAATAACTAAGGAAAATGGTTCATAATTTACTTTTTCCTTTTGCCTTTAACCAAAAAGGAACATATAAAGTCCTTATAAATTAAAAATTGCATTTTGTCCTTTAGTTTTCTATCCTAACCTTAATCTTAGTAATAACACCAAAAACTTATAAGGTCCAGAGACATAGTGATAACAGGTTAGGAAAAGAGTTGCAATTTTCTTGAAGCTTGTTTTCGTCACAAATATTAGTGTGCCTACAACTCTATCAATTAGAAGGGAGTAGCCTTTGACTTAATGACTTTAGGAATTATTAATCTTGTCTGAAGTTCCATTCTTCTAGAGAATCAAAGATCTTAAAGCAAATCGTAAAGCCGTAAATGTTTAATAGACCAGAATTAATACTTAATTCCCATTCATTTTTATGTTGATGGGGTCGCACGTAGTCACGATTAAAAACCATATTCTTCAGAAGCCCATTACTGACCCACAACTTCATAACATGGATGAACTCAGGGGTGTACGTACCTTATTTCTCCATTACATTTTAATTTGCTATATAAGGGTcataaattagttttaaaatttccAATATTTTGTTTGATGACAAGTTCATTACTTTTCATAAGCCATGTTTTTAAATTTCACTTTGAGAATGCAAGGTCTGCAATCGGTGCAGCAATGTTGAAAGCTCATCTTAACATCATTAGGTGTGGCACATCTACAAAGTCAATTGTTACCCTCCAATAACTATTTACTAGGAATGGTTTCTCacctttttattattttactcaTTAGGTTTAACAAAATTATAACCAAGAAAATGCTACTCCTTCCACCTCGTCCTTCCAACAAGCTCCTTCTGCTTCTTGGCGATTACACTTTAGTATCAATAATTCCTTTGCAGATGTTTTTCTTCCAGAATCAgagatttataataaaatattttcctttataaTATGCTCATATATATACTCCAAATTGtaccaaattaaaataataaagttaGGAAAAGAGTCACTCTCACTCTACGAGTATGTCGGTGTCGAGTTTATAAACTAACATGGCCTATTGTCCCCAAGTGAGATCAAGAGACTATAATTGGAATGCAATATCATGAGTTCGATCTCATCGACCTTTTGATCGCTGCTTCTTAGTTCTCTATTAACTTGGTGGAAAAAAACTAACGCTGGGTTAATGGGGTTTATCCTAAGTTGAACTCAGACATCATCCCTATTTTTCCTTAAAATGTGGATCTATGATCTGTCGCTCTTGCGCGGAATAATAATTGTAATTTTTTCCCTTCCTATACattatttgaaaccttattaccctctctacacatgtttcaatttaattacatggccatatacaatttaccaattatatacaaataagttttaaataaatATCCCTTTACATTAGGAATTGGATAAGGAATATAAGTTATTTCCTTATCCCTTTATACTtgccccctctctctctctctctctctctctctctctctctctctctctctctctccccgtCTATCTACTCTCCTTCTctgttttccccaatttttcttcatttgatgttctctatttttttatgctttcttatTGTATAAAGTTATAATGaaattcatcaatggatttcaatcgttttaacttaccaattttctttcatgttgtacaattggtgttcaaatcgaaattgtcaatcaatgaattttgaaggtgtttgactctccatcactaacaaccattaaaaagttttgaagctttgaaatcgaatttggattttcaaaaatcattatttgtttggatttggtgttgttgcaaataattaagaatattgtttggagtttatatctcaattttgagggtgttttggtaaagattagacttgattttgactgaatttcagattgaaactcgaagaagaagaagtagaacaCATggcatacaatatacttacgaaattgtagtaaagttatattataattgtatgtaaattgtattctgttgtagttatatattttattttatttgaatgttgtatgaaagttgaaaaataattgtataatgtatgaatcgttgtataaaatttgtatttaagttatcaatactatctttttacctaaagttgttgatatgtatcaaaattgtattaagagagtaagttttgattggaattttagagaggaagaagcacacaccacatacaaaatatatacaaatcagatacaaaatatacaaaagatatatctatactatattaaaagcacgaaacccCTATCGAAatgttgttcgccttttttatccttcgtaaatttattttatgttggatataattgtaattgtaatcactactaattttttattttatttttgaggaTAAAACCAAAACTGTCGTGTATCACCGTTTTTATTGGAGATGACTTTATTTATGTTTAGGATTCTTTAGGCTTTATTTGTTTAGGATTAGCATTCTTTAGTATTTACTAACGTGTTGCTTTCTTTTAGGTTTAGGCTTCTTTAGGTTTGACTTCGTTGGAATATTTCATCCTATTGTTAGTTCCCCATCGACATGCGTTCAAGGTTCAAAACAAGCTAACTCTTTTCTACTTTTTCCCTTATCTAATGTTCTATGGATACTGCTATTCTTTTTTTACTTATTTCCTTATcaatatttgttattttttaaagTTATTAGACTTTTCACTTTCTTCAAACAATATATATTTAACAAATTTATGTAAGTCATTCTTGATCGAGTCTTTAATATTATTGTGCAGATGAAAAAAGATTCATGTGGAGCGTGTGATTGAGACTTAGAGCCGACTAGGACGGGATTTTAaaggcaattttttttttttcaaattttatttctCATTTATATTGTTAaggttttattacatgtttttacATATTATATGTTCAAATAAATACTTCTTTGCGAGAACCATATTTATAAGGAAAAAATAGAGATTTGTTTGCACAATTAGCTATTGTACGTTTTGAtttaatttttgataaatatctATAATAATTTTCAATTATATGAAATGATAGAGTCTACTAATATGATACGTGGTTACAAAACTACAAAGACGGGCTTCAAAGTCCAAAACTTATAGGAAATAAATGTTTAGGGTTTGAATTTAACTAATACTAAAAGAATTTTCTAAATATAAATCTCACTTGAACAAACACACTATAGAGATAATTAGCATATATATTCAATTCGGACTTCAAATCATTctcttagaaaaataaaatattctgaCGAAAAATAAGTTACTAAATAATTTGAGTTGAGGCTATGAGGACTTATGTGGAATAATATTGTTTCCGTTATTGAGTTTGCTAAGTAGAATCAATATCCATTATTTCAAGGAATTTAAATTACTTTTTATAACTCAGTAGATAATTCTTAataatttttacttttattttataactcaatagataatttttatgtaattttttaaaatCTGTTACCCATCGACATAgagtacacgcgcaacgcgcgtaacATAGGACTAGttgtataaaatatgtataaaaattatatttaagttgtatgatattgtaattgtatttaactggatagaaataatgtatgaaagttgtagataagttgtataatatataattagttgtataaaatttatttttattatgtataaaatcttatacaaaatataaaaaagacatattgtataaaatttgtataaaaattatatttcagttgtatgatattgtagttgcaTTTAATtgggtaaaaataatgtatgaaagttgtacataagttgtaaataaattgtataatgtataattagttgtatgaaatttatttttactatgtatgttattgtagatattcaaatttgcattaaatttgtataaaatttattttttatttatatgttGATGTACCATATCGACACATGTACACTGATTCATATTTCTTTCAACGGAAAAACTTGAATATTGATGGGAACTGAATGATTTGGGTGGAGTGAAGCAAGAAGAAAGGGAGTTAGTTCAGAAGTTCCTGGTGGATGTCGATACATGAGTATATTTTGATATATGAGTTTTATTTACAAATAACTTGCCTTGAATCTGTAGCTATTTGCAAGATTCcatatattttgaaaataaattctcGTTAGAAAGAAAGTGTGAAAGTATAAGGAAAAATATTTGGAAATCAGGCAGATGTGGTGAATCAAACAAATAATGCCTTGAATCTCATTATCAAATGGTTAATGCTCAATGTGGATGTTATTTCGTAAAGAAATAATTACAAATACTAGTAGAAAAATAGTTAACACTTTTGGGCTTGCAAAAGAAGAAGTGATCACTGGTataatcaaggaaaagaatgggTCACTCCTGATTGCCGTTGCTTTGGGGCGTCTATGTGTTCTTCGATTTCAACGTATTAATGTTTATATTGAGAACATAGGCATAGGGGTAGTTATGTAGTTAGTGTGTTGGGGATAATTATGTAATTTGTGCATTTGTTAGTTTAGTCGGTCAGTAAATGTGTATTAATACTGTGGCTTTGTTTTTCAATAAAAACAGTTTACATTTCCagtctctcttctctcttctacTGCGACCAAGTTCTAGCTTGAGTGCTTCCATGCTGACTTTGACATGGTATCAAAGCCATCAGAGAAGATCTGAGTACGCTTCTCGATCATTAGATTACAGAAGCTAAAGCTCGTTAGAAGATAGttgatttctcaaaattctgGCATTTGCGAAATTTCTTTTGCAATTATGTTTTCTTCGACttagaaatgggggaaaacaaAATTAATCATACTCATCCGTTGTTCGTGCATCCGTCAGATACTTCGAGCTCAGTGCTAATTCCGGTTCAGCTCAAAGAATCCGAGAACTATGGCTTGTGGTGGAGATCGATGAAGATTACACTTCAAGCCAAGCGAAAGCTAGGGTTCGTTGATGGTAAACACACCCAGGCCTTATTTCCGGCAGCATTGCATGAGAATTGGAAAACTTGTAACACTATAGTCCTTTCATGGATTATGAATACTGTATCACCAGATTTACTCAGTGGGATAATGTATGCATCGAATGCCCAAGCTGTATGGGAGGATCTTCGTGAAAGGCTTGACAAAGTCAATCGAAGGAGGATCTATCAGCTACATAGGGAAATTGCAACAATATCAAGGTACTGATTCTGTTTCTACATATTTCACAAAATTGAaggaattggggggggggggggaatttgaCTCCATAGTGCCGCCTCCTAGCTCTGTGAAGGACTATGTTTAGCACCTAAGTCAGTAGAGGCTACTTCAATTTTTAGGAGGTCTAAATGACTCGTATAGTCAGGCAAGACGCCAAATCCTAATGAAATCCATTGAACAAAGTCTAAATGAGGCATATTCCATGGTTATTGAGGATGAGACTCAGAGAGGATCACGAGGGCATAACTCTGCAGGTCTCAACTTATTAGTGGAAGGAAATGACATTATTGCATTTTGGAGTGCTAAAGGATCTCAGATGCAGAAACCTAGAAAAAATTTTAGTATACAGTGTGAATTCTGTAAAATGAAAGGACACAGTAAGGAGAATTGCTATCAATTGATTGGATATCTAGCAGATTTCAAAGGCAGAAGGAAGCAAGTGGCTAATTCAGCGCCCTTTGGTGACTCTACACAATTAGGAAATCATGCACAATATCAAGGAATGGGAAATAATCCAAGAAATGGACACACAAGTCATGGAGCTACACGACCATTAGGTCCAAGTGTTGATCATACCAATGCAGGGTACACAGGATTGAGCATGCCAATGCCATTCACTCCAGAACAGTATGATCAAATTCTGATGATGCTACAAAAAGACAATACACCTGAGCCAACAGCTAATGCAGCAGGTATAACTGGTCCTCTAATGCTTGGAAATGCAGTTAGTGTAACTAGTTCTACTGACAGTAAAGAAAAGGGTGATAAATAGATAGTAGATACAGGTGCAACAGATCACATGGTTTCAAATAGTGAAATGATTTCTAAGCCTAAGGAGCAATCTAGCTGTATTGGTGGAAAAGTTTATTTACCAAATGGAGATAGCTTGGCCATTTTTTGTGTAGGAAATTCTGAGTTAGATCAAGGGATTATATCCAATGTGCTTTGCATCCCAGGTTTTAAATTCAATCTAGTGTCAGTGTCGAAACTGACTAGGGAATTAAACTGTtgtatgttgttctttcctgattttTGCCTAATGCAGGACCTTCACACTGGAAAGGTGAAGGGGACTGGTAGGTTGAAAGGAGATCTATACTATTGGCCTCACAGTGATAAAGACAGGGTTCACGCTTCAGCAATACTGTGTGTGACCAATGAAGAAGAGCTATGACATAGAAGATTTGGGCACATTCCACCTAAGGTTTTACAACAAATGCATATAATAAAGCACAATAAGTTGCATAATAATAATGTCTATCCTATTTGTCCTTTGGCGaagcaaacaagattttctttTCCACAAAGTAGTAGCAGAGCTTCTAAAGCATTGTGAgtacctaatttttgccctaatataaaattactcctaaaaaatccaaaaaatagctttaaattatttttctatttttttttcttagtttGCTTTGTACGTATTCATGTTTGATGCATTTTTAAGTTGTATTTTAAATCTTAAAGAAAATAcagaaatattttaaatttttatatttttttagattttaattgTAGTCAATTGCATTTGTAAAacactaaaataccaaaaaatatattaGTAACTTTACATGCATTGGTTAGCTAAATGAATTAGTTAATGATAGAAAAATAGGTCATTTGGTTAATTTTACAAATTAGTTAGAATTAGGAGTGTTAAATAAATTGATTAGTCTTGcaaaatacaaagaaagaaaagagaaggctATGGGATCTCATTACATCTTTGGGCCAGGTGCTTCTAGTGGCCCATTTTCCTTCCATTCGCTCCAGCCCACTACCCGCCGGCCCAAAATCCCCCCCTCATGTCTAAAATACACCCTAGTTCCCCTCTCCATCACCACCGGAAGAAGAGATCAGATTTCCCCCTTCTACACTCAAAAAAACCTTAGTCGCCgcccctctcttttcttttctctctatcACA
Proteins encoded in this window:
- the LOC142171987 gene encoding uncharacterized protein LOC142171987; its protein translation is MGENKINHTHPLFVHPSDTSSSVLIPVQLKESENYGLWWRSMKITLQAKRKLGFVDGKHTQALFPAALHENWKTCNTIVLSWIMNTVSPDLLSGIMYASNAQAVWEDLRERLDKVNRRRIYQLHREIATISRY